A single genomic interval of uncultured Pseudodesulfovibrio sp. harbors:
- a CDS encoding cephalosporin hydroxylase family protein, whose product MSNPVKEFENQRKQRIDEQGANAPLKDASDEFMRHSISSGYSYNFQWFGRPIIQYPQDIMAMQEIIWEVQPDIIIETGIAHGGTVLFYASLLQLLGGDRKLISIDIDIREHNRKEIESHPMFRNVELLEGSAIDEELVASVFEKAKGYENPLVVLDSNHTHEHVLREMELYSPLVKKDSYMVVFDTIIENLPEEASADRPWSPGNNPMTAVDQFLETNDRFVKDINIDNKLMFSVAPNGYLKCVKG is encoded by the coding sequence ATGAGTAATCCAGTTAAGGAATTTGAGAACCAGCGGAAGCAGCGAATTGATGAACAGGGAGCGAATGCCCCCCTGAAGGATGCTTCTGACGAATTTATGCGTCACTCCATATCGTCAGGGTATTCATATAATTTTCAGTGGTTTGGTCGTCCGATCATCCAGTACCCGCAAGACATCATGGCTATGCAGGAAATTATCTGGGAAGTGCAGCCGGACATCATCATCGAGACAGGCATTGCCCACGGCGGCACGGTCCTGTTCTATGCTTCCCTGTTGCAGCTTTTGGGGGGTGACCGAAAGCTCATTTCCATCGACATCGATATCCGCGAACACAACCGGAAGGAGATCGAGTCCCATCCGATGTTCAGGAATGTCGAGTTGCTGGAAGGTTCCGCCATTGATGAAGAGTTGGTGGCTTCGGTTTTCGAGAAGGCGAAGGGATATGAAAATCCGCTGGTCGTTCTGGATTCCAATCATACCCATGAGCACGTCCTGCGTGAAATGGAGCTGTATTCCCCCTTGGTGAAAAAGGATTCATACATGGTCGTTTTCGATACGATCATCGAGAATCTCCCGGAAGAAGCATCCGCAGACCGTCCCTGGTCGCCGGGAAACAATCCCATGACCGCAGTCGATCAGTTCCTTGAAACCAATGACAGGTTCGTCAAGGATATCAACATAGACAACAAACTGATGTTTTCCGTTGCGCCCAATGGATATCTGAAGTGTGTCAAAGGATAG
- the rfbF gene encoding glucose-1-phosphate cytidylyltransferase: MEVVILCGGLGTRLREETEFRPKPMVNIGPRPILWHVMKIYAHYGHTKFVLPLGYKGEMIRDYFVNYEWMNNDITIELGKPEKLCLHECHDEAGWSITLANTGPTTLKGGRIKQIEKYIKGDTFMLTYGDGVADINIDKLLEFHKSHGKIVTLSGVSIAQRFGELHTEGDVVRSFQEKPKTAMGNIINGGYMVLNRKVFDYLTPDTDCDFEYGPLEQLADAGELMVYRHDGFWACMDTLRDTEHLNQLWNENRAEWKIW; the protein is encoded by the coding sequence ATGGAAGTTGTCATCCTCTGTGGTGGGTTGGGAACGCGCCTGCGCGAAGAAACCGAATTTCGTCCCAAGCCCATGGTCAATATCGGTCCAAGGCCGATTCTCTGGCATGTCATGAAGATTTATGCCCATTATGGGCATACGAAGTTCGTCCTCCCGTTGGGATACAAGGGAGAAATGATCCGGGATTATTTCGTCAACTACGAATGGATGAACAACGACATCACCATTGAACTCGGCAAACCGGAAAAGCTGTGTCTTCATGAATGCCACGACGAAGCCGGCTGGAGCATCACCCTGGCCAACACCGGTCCCACCACGCTCAAGGGCGGGCGGATCAAGCAGATCGAGAAATACATCAAGGGTGATACGTTCATGCTTACCTATGGGGACGGCGTGGCTGACATCAACATCGACAAGTTGCTTGAATTCCACAAGTCTCATGGAAAAATCGTTACCCTGAGCGGCGTGAGTATCGCCCAGCGTTTCGGAGAGCTGCACACGGAAGGCGATGTGGTCCGTTCCTTTCAGGAAAAACCGAAGACGGCGATGGGCAACATCATCAACGGCGGCTACATGGTCCTCAACCGTAAGGTGTTCGATTACCTGACTCCGGACACGGATTGCGATTTTGAATACGGTCCTCTGGAGCAGTTGGCCGACGCAGGCGAACTCATGGTTTACCGTCACGACGGCTTCTGGGCCTGCATGGATACCCTGCGGGATACGGAACATCTCAACCAGCTGTGGAACGAAAACCGGGCCGAGTGGAAAATCTGGTAG
- a CDS encoding adenylate/guanylate cyclase domain-containing protein yields MKIRKPSLHVTILTLFLSFILITAGSLTWYNYNENSQAAQDIATQLLCEVSDEVTARIEYLFESTTRMSNEVAELPYLSDKPDFMRHPAQWLIAERLLARPHLYSAYIGYADGDFYQVISLSNASLRKHLLAPEETRLGIRKVFDRPGDGKRVELWQFFDQERRLVGSRGLRFSSYDPRERPWFRQAIGKEGIVHTPFYIFKSTGSMGITFAHRFDGDVPGVFGVDVTLAGLSRYFGDLKIGKSGYAFMFNEALQITAHPDQDKILTMTETLRGHQVVRLSLKDMADPMMAELTREIKNWDHRENMMLLETGESRHLVCMAHLNNTHLPGEILAVTAPLSDFTGHMDQTRKRSLLGAAVIILLAIPIAAYNARQMSVALNRLAREADKIRHFKLDSTVNVRSHISEIAELSKAVKTMQMSLRSFGRYVPKTLVKQLLLAKKIPELGGERREATLLFSDIADFTTISESMEAEKLMLKVSEYLQAVSSVILRHEGTIDKYIGDAVMAFWNSPSPQENHAELACDAALGAREASEALNRKWTAEGLPAMHTRFGLHTGDPIIGNVGSDDRMNYTAMGAPVNLASRLEGLNKYCGTQILASESVVKQAGDGFLFRPVGKVMPKGTTIPVSVYELLGRRGGPMDFHVSPEELPHFIETWETAYTAYLDRRFEEAAILFDKCFRINPGDDLAAIMRERAEKLAQTPPDNDWNGVEVFHSK; encoded by the coding sequence ATGAAGATTCGCAAACCGTCGCTGCACGTTACCATCCTGACGCTGTTTCTGTCGTTTATTCTGATAACGGCAGGCAGTCTTACCTGGTATAATTACAACGAAAACAGTCAGGCCGCGCAGGATATTGCGACCCAGCTATTGTGCGAAGTCAGTGACGAGGTTACGGCACGCATCGAATATCTTTTCGAGTCAACCACCCGCATGTCCAATGAAGTTGCGGAACTCCCTTACCTGTCTGACAAGCCGGACTTCATGCGTCATCCGGCTCAATGGCTTATTGCCGAAAGGCTTTTGGCGCGGCCTCATCTGTATTCGGCATATATCGGATACGCCGACGGCGATTTCTATCAGGTGATATCGCTGAGCAATGCTTCTCTGCGTAAGCACCTTCTGGCACCGGAGGAGACCCGGCTGGGAATCAGGAAGGTCTTTGACCGGCCCGGGGACGGAAAAAGAGTCGAGCTGTGGCAATTCTTTGACCAGGAGCGCCGTCTCGTCGGATCGCGGGGCCTGCGTTTTTCCAGTTATGACCCGCGGGAAAGGCCATGGTTCCGTCAGGCGATCGGCAAGGAGGGCATCGTCCATACCCCGTTTTACATTTTCAAGAGCACCGGCAGCATGGGAATAACGTTTGCACACCGCTTTGACGGCGATGTTCCAGGCGTTTTCGGAGTCGATGTCACACTGGCGGGGTTATCCCGGTATTTTGGCGATCTGAAAATCGGCAAATCCGGTTATGCCTTCATGTTCAACGAGGCGTTGCAGATCACTGCCCACCCTGATCAGGACAAGATTCTTACCATGACCGAAACCCTGAGAGGCCATCAGGTCGTCCGCCTTTCCCTCAAGGACATGGCGGACCCGATGATGGCGGAACTGACAAGGGAAATAAAAAACTGGGACCACAGGGAGAACATGATGCTGCTGGAGACGGGAGAATCCAGACATCTGGTATGCATGGCTCATCTGAACAACACCCATCTGCCCGGAGAAATTCTGGCGGTCACCGCTCCCCTGTCGGATTTCACGGGGCACATGGACCAGACCAGAAAGCGAAGCCTGTTGGGTGCTGCCGTCATCATTCTTCTCGCCATCCCCATTGCCGCCTACAATGCGCGGCAGATGTCCGTCGCATTGAACAGGTTGGCAAGGGAAGCGGACAAGATCCGCCATTTCAAACTGGATTCTACCGTGAACGTACGGTCGCACATTTCCGAAATCGCGGAATTGTCCAAGGCAGTCAAGACCATGCAGATGAGTCTCCGCTCATTCGGACGGTACGTTCCCAAGACACTGGTCAAACAGTTGCTGCTCGCCAAAAAGATCCCGGAACTGGGTGGCGAGCGGCGGGAAGCCACATTGCTTTTCTCTGACATCGCGGACTTCACGACCATTTCCGAGAGCATGGAGGCGGAAAAGCTGATGCTCAAGGTGTCGGAATATTTGCAGGCCGTGAGCTCAGTCATCCTGCGACACGAGGGAACCATCGACAAGTATATCGGTGACGCGGTTATGGCTTTCTGGAATTCCCCGTCTCCTCAGGAAAACCATGCGGAACTGGCCTGCGACGCCGCGCTCGGTGCCCGTGAGGCGTCCGAGGCGCTCAACAGGAAATGGACCGCCGAAGGGCTGCCAGCCATGCATACCCGTTTCGGCCTGCATACCGGCGACCCGATCATAGGCAACGTGGGGTCGGATGACCGGATGAACTATACGGCCATGGGAGCCCCGGTCAATCTCGCTTCCCGGCTGGAAGGCCTGAACAAGTATTGCGGCACCCAGATACTCGCCAGTGAAAGCGTGGTGAAGCAGGCCGGAGACGGTTTCCTCTTCCGTCCTGTCGGGAAGGTTATGCCCAAGGGAACGACCATCCCGGTGTCGGTGTATGAACTTCTGGGACGCAGGGGCGGTCCCATGGATTTCCATGTCTCCCCCGAGGAGTTGCCGCACTTTATCGAAACATGGGAAACGGCTTACACCGCTTATCTGGACCGGCGGTTCGAAGAAGCGGCAATACTATTTGATAAATGCTTCAGGATAAACCCCGGGGACGATCTCGCAGCCATTATGCGGGAACGGGCGGAAAAGCTGGCCCAAACACCCCCAGACAACGACTGGAACGGCGTCGAAGTGTTCCACTCCAAGTAA